The Planctomycetia bacterium region TGATCGATTCGTGGGACCGGGCTGTGACGAACCAACCCCGGATGGTCGTCCCGGTGCGATCGTGCAATTGCATGTGCCGCGATTTCGTAAGGATCGACTCGCCGGTTTGGAAAAGGCGGCGCTCGTGCGCATCAGCCAGAACGTGCTGACCTGCCCCACGGCCGCGTGCTTCAATCGGATCGAATCGGACGACTATTTCAAGATCGGCCGCAAGGTCGCCTTCTTCGGCGATGGATTTCAACGGCGGATCGAGCGGCACGGTCGCAAGTTGTGGTGGGTGCCGACGCTCGGCGGCGAGTTCATCCTTGATCGCCGGTTGGGCTACGCCGACGGAGTCATGGGGGGCAATCTCTGGTACTTCGGCGCGGACGAGGCCTCCGCCCTCGCGGCCGCCGAGGCCGGCGTCCGGGCCGTTCACGATTGCCCCGGCGTGATCATGCCTTTTCCGGGCGGCATCGCCGGCAGCGGCTCCAAGGCGGGCAGCAAGTATTCGTTTATGTTCGCCAGCACGTACGAGAAGTACTGTCCGCTGCTCGTGG contains the following coding sequences:
- the fhcD gene encoding formylmethanofuran--tetrahydromethanopterin N-formyltransferase, with product MSAVIDDTYAEAFRSVYVEFLITACDRRWVEHAVNAATGNASSTILCDCEAGLDRFVGPGCDEPTPDGRPGAIVQLHVPRFRKDRLAGLEKAALVRISQNVLTCPTAACFNRIESDDYFKIGRKVAFFGDGFQRRIERHGRKLWWVPTLGGEFILDRRLGYADGVMGGNLWYFGADEASALAAAEAGVRAVHDCPGVIMPFPGGIAGSGSKAGSKYSFMFASTYEKYCPLLVDNPMADTRLTRDVGSVMEIIINGRNLPAIVNATQAAIQASRNTPGLLRISAGNYGGRLGKSFIYLHPEKQPPAAA